The Muricauda sp. SCSIO 65647 genome includes a region encoding these proteins:
- a CDS encoding thioredoxin family protein, whose translation MSKFGELIDQNIPVLLDFYAEWNEQSTSMHPVLRDVAAALGDKGKVIKIDVDKNKELSQALRIKGLPTLMIYKKGEMVWRQSGEQDANTLIGILNEYI comes from the coding sequence ATGTCAAAGTTTGGTGAACTTATCGATCAGAACATTCCTGTGCTATTGGACTTCTATGCGGAATGGAACGAACAATCTACTTCGATGCATCCTGTTCTTCGCGATGTGGCGGCGGCTTTGGGCGACAAAGGAAAAGTCATCAAAATCGATGTCGATAAAAACAAAGAGCTTTCACAGGCCCTTCGTATCAAGGGGCTGCCCACTTTGATGATCTACAAAAAAGGAGAGATGGTCTGGCGCCAAAGCGGTGAGCAAGATGCCAACACGCTCATCGGCATTCTCAACGAGTACATCTAA
- a CDS encoding metallophosphoesterase: MIRWIFFIAVYLVLAFYALQAIKTAIRQPWIHYLFILLALLIIGNFVYQFQWGGPGRVLTKPKSYAFGFLIAMLSFQLITIIFLFSEDIFRLVTGAYQKIFVTQKEFSLPARRRFLSTVALGIAALPFGALLWGMYKGKYNYKVLKYELEFDDLPDAFDGYRITQISDIHSGSFDDRKKIEYGVDLINEQQSDVILFTGDMVNNMASEMDPWKDLFATLEAPDGKFSVLGNHDYGDYISWETEDAKAQNLEDLKQLQKNMGFDLLLNEHRYLEKEGQRIALVGVENWGAGGFKKAGDLKRATAKINGNDFKILMSHDPSHWEQEVIQDEHHYHLTLSGHTHGMQFGIEIPGWFKWSPVKWRYKYWAGVYEELGQFINVNRGFGFIGYPGRVGIWPEISVITLKKKSLT; the protein is encoded by the coding sequence ATGATTCGCTGGATTTTTTTTATTGCCGTTTACCTCGTGTTGGCGTTTTATGCGCTTCAGGCCATAAAGACCGCGATACGTCAACCATGGATACACTATCTTTTTATCTTACTGGCCTTGTTGATCATCGGAAACTTTGTCTATCAGTTTCAATGGGGCGGCCCTGGTAGGGTGCTCACCAAGCCCAAAAGTTATGCTTTCGGATTTTTGATAGCGATGCTCTCTTTTCAATTGATCACCATCATCTTTTTGTTTTCTGAGGATATTTTTAGGTTGGTGACCGGCGCATACCAAAAAATCTTCGTGACCCAGAAAGAATTCAGCTTACCGGCAAGAAGGCGTTTTTTGAGCACTGTTGCCCTAGGTATTGCAGCACTGCCGTTTGGTGCCCTGCTCTGGGGCATGTACAAGGGCAAGTACAATTATAAAGTACTGAAGTACGAGCTTGAATTTGACGATTTGCCAGATGCCTTTGACGGGTACCGGATTACCCAGATATCAGATATACACAGTGGCAGTTTCGACGACCGCAAAAAAATTGAGTACGGTGTCGACCTTATCAACGAACAGCAAAGCGATGTCATCTTGTTCACGGGCGATATGGTCAACAATATGGCCAGTGAAATGGATCCATGGAAAGATTTGTTCGCTACCCTCGAAGCCCCTGACGGTAAATTTTCGGTATTGGGAAACCATGATTACGGTGACTATATCTCTTGGGAGACCGAGGATGCCAAAGCCCAGAACCTTGAAGATTTAAAGCAACTCCAAAAAAATATGGGTTTTGACCTTTTGTTGAATGAACATCGCTACTTAGAGAAAGAAGGGCAGCGCATTGCCTTGGTGGGGGTAGAGAATTGGGGAGCAGGGGGGTTCAAAAAAGCTGGTGACCTCAAAAGGGCAACGGCAAAAATCAACGGCAATGACTTCAAGATATTGATGAGCCATGATCCTTCACATTGGGAGCAGGAGGTCATTCAAGATGAACACCACTACCACCTCACGTTGAGCGGCCATACGCATGGCATGCAGTTCGGTATCGAGATACCCGGATGGTTTAAATGGAGCCCCGTGAAGTGGCGCTACAAATACTGGGCAGGTGTGTATGAAGAATTGGGGCAGTTCATCAATGTGAACCGTGGTTTTGGCTTTATTGGCTATCCGGGGCGTGTGGGAATCTGGCCCGAAATTTCGGTGATAACGCTCAAGAAGAAATCTTTAACGTGA
- a CDS encoding copper homeostasis protein CutC, which produces MLIEVCANSLQSAINAEAAGADRIELCSELGVGGITPSYGLIKKVKEKVRIPVHVLVRPRSGHFTYTKTEFEVMGQDIEFCKELGVEGIVSGVLNKDFSVDVQRTKELVDLARPLKFVFHRAFDWVSNPEEAIKQLEATGVDTVLSSGQEATADKGLKKLRSWQGSTKNMTLMAGGGIHPDNAKKFKVAGLRALHLSGSSFGEAISIKDKISMNSQKHLNETQVAVTNVQTVRQIVQALK; this is translated from the coding sequence ATGCTCATAGAAGTCTGTGCAAATTCATTGCAATCGGCAATCAATGCCGAAGCCGCGGGAGCCGATCGTATCGAACTGTGTTCTGAACTTGGTGTAGGGGGCATTACCCCTTCGTATGGGCTCATCAAAAAGGTCAAAGAAAAAGTCCGGATTCCCGTGCATGTATTGGTGCGCCCCCGTAGCGGGCATTTCACCTACACCAAAACGGAGTTCGAGGTGATGGGACAAGATATCGAATTCTGTAAAGAATTGGGTGTTGAAGGCATCGTTTCAGGAGTTTTGAACAAAGATTTTTCCGTAGATGTGCAACGCACCAAAGAGTTGGTCGATTTGGCAAGGCCATTGAAGTTTGTCTTTCACCGGGCATTTGATTGGGTTTCGAATCCGGAGGAAGCCATCAAACAACTTGAGGCCACGGGAGTTGATACCGTGTTGAGTTCAGGCCAAGAAGCCACGGCCGATAAAGGATTAAAAAAATTAAGATCATGGCAGGGGTCCACCAAAAACATGACCTTAATGGCCGGTGGGGGCATACATCCCGATAATGCCAAGAAATTCAAAGTGGCAGGGTTACGGGCCCTGCACCTATCGGGCTCTTCATTCGGTGAGGCGATTTCCATAAAAGACAAAATCTCCATGAATTCGCAAAAACACTTGAACGAAACACAGGTAGCTGTAACGAATGTACAGACCGTTCGTCAAATTGTTCAGGCACTCAAATAG
- a CDS encoding isoaspartyl peptidase/L-asparaginase family protein, with product MKRRKFLKNSTTGTAALVATPLMVSCKNEKTTASLSESDQVPIKPIAVCTWNFQNATAKAWDVLKIGGSALDAVEQGVMVEEADVTNETVGKGGRPDRDGHVTLDACIMDKDGNCGAVVYLKNITHPVSVARKVMEETPHIILAGKGAEKFAYEQGFKKEDLLTESTRKQYEEWKKTSKYETTINIENHDTIGMLAIDKNGDIAGACTTSGMAYKVAGRVGDSPIIGAGLYVDNEVGGATATGVGEEVIRTVGSFLIVELMRQGKSPQEACEEGVRRIMKKNEGREDFQIGFLAINKQGETGGYCVHPGFSYQKYDPSGHGNVVSNSFY from the coding sequence ATGAAACGACGAAAGTTTCTCAAAAATTCAACTACGGGTACAGCGGCACTGGTCGCTACCCCTTTGATGGTTTCCTGTAAAAATGAAAAGACCACTGCTTCACTTTCAGAAAGCGACCAAGTACCCATCAAACCCATAGCTGTCTGCACCTGGAATTTTCAAAATGCCACTGCCAAGGCCTGGGACGTATTGAAAATAGGGGGTTCGGCCCTTGACGCCGTTGAACAGGGCGTTATGGTCGAAGAAGCCGATGTGACCAACGAAACGGTCGGTAAGGGCGGTCGGCCCGACCGTGATGGCCATGTGACCCTCGATGCCTGTATCATGGACAAAGACGGTAATTGTGGGGCCGTGGTCTATCTTAAGAACATAACGCACCCCGTTTCCGTGGCCCGCAAGGTGATGGAAGAGACCCCCCATATCATATTGGCGGGAAAGGGTGCCGAAAAATTTGCCTACGAACAAGGATTCAAAAAAGAAGATCTGTTGACCGAAAGTACCCGAAAACAATATGAAGAGTGGAAAAAAACTTCAAAATACGAGACCACAATCAATATTGAGAACCACGATACCATCGGCATGTTGGCCATCGATAAAAATGGTGATATCGCAGGGGCCTGTACCACAAGTGGCATGGCATACAAAGTGGCAGGTCGCGTAGGCGATTCGCCCATTATAGGCGCAGGGCTCTATGTCGATAACGAAGTGGGCGGAGCCACTGCCACCGGTGTCGGTGAAGAGGTCATTCGCACCGTGGGCAGTTTTTTGATCGTCGAATTGATGCGGCAGGGCAAATCACCCCAAGAGGCCTGTGAAGAGGGCGTCAGACGTATCATGAAAAAAAATGAGGGCCGTGAAGATTTTCAAATCGGGTTTTTGGCCATCAACAAGCAGGGCGAAACAGGTGGCTATTGCGTGCACCCCGGTTTCAGTTACCAAAAATATGACCCAAGTGGCCATGGGAATGTTGTTTCCAATAGTTTTTATTAA
- the polA gene encoding DNA polymerase I — translation MSDQKRLFLLDAYALIFRGYYALIKNPRINSKGMDTSAIMGFVNSLFDVIKREQPDHLAVAFDKGGSVERTEIFEEYKANRDETPEAIKIAVPYIQKILEALKIPVVELEGYEADDLIGTLAKQAEKEGYKTYMVTPDKDFGQLVSENIFMYRPARMGNGIEIWGIPEIQKRFGVERPEQVIDYLGMMGDASDNIPGLPGVGDKTAKKFIADFGSMEGLLANTDKLKGKMKEKVEENAELGRLSRQLAEIKTDCEVTFNAEDYEMCPPDAKKVQEIFEELEFRRLREQFIKIFSGETAPQTQVTSTETAKKVAQVAGSGQFSLFGNEGEAPATIKDVNSRNTVSDVSHFYQSVSKGLGMRLFMEKLMQQPSVCFDTETTSINPLEAELVGIAFSWTVGKGFYVPFPEEKEAAKELIEQLRPFFESTTIEKIGQNLKYDIKVMQNYGVEVKGKLFDTMLAHYLINPDMRHNMDVLAETYLNYTPISITELIGKKGKNQLSMREVTLERQTEYAVEDADITFQLAQKFRPELTQASTMKLFEEIEVPLLRVLADMEREGINLDEGFLKELSKRLDTDIKKLEEKIYEQAGEQFNIASPRQLGDILFGKLKLVEKPKKTKTGQFSTAEDVLSYLAKDHEIIQNVLDYRGLAKLKSTYVDALPNEVQKHSGRVHTDYMQTVAATGRLSSNNPNLQNIPIRTERGRQVRKAFIPRDGNHVLLAADYSQIELRIIAALSEEDTMIEAFKNGEDIHASTASKVFNVPIDQVTREQRGNAKTVNFGIIYGVSAFGLSNQTDLSRTEAKELIETYYKTYPKLRNYIGDQIDFARDNGYVQTVLGRRRYLKDINSNNQVVRGAAERNAVNAPIQGSAADIIKIAMINIHKKLSEGKYKTKMLLQVHDELVFDAHKPELDKVSKLIKSEMENAYELAVPLDVEVGIGENWLEAH, via the coding sequence ATGTCTGACCAAAAACGTCTCTTCTTACTCGATGCCTACGCTTTAATCTTCAGGGGCTATTATGCCTTGATAAAGAATCCGAGGATCAATTCAAAGGGTATGGACACCTCGGCCATTATGGGTTTTGTGAACTCTCTCTTCGATGTCATCAAACGCGAGCAGCCCGATCATTTGGCCGTAGCCTTTGACAAAGGGGGCAGTGTGGAGCGAACCGAAATCTTCGAAGAATACAAGGCGAACAGGGACGAAACGCCAGAGGCCATAAAAATAGCCGTCCCTTACATTCAAAAAATATTGGAGGCCCTGAAAATTCCTGTGGTGGAGTTGGAAGGCTATGAAGCCGATGACCTTATCGGCACCTTGGCCAAGCAGGCCGAAAAAGAGGGGTACAAAACATATATGGTGACCCCTGACAAAGATTTTGGGCAACTGGTTTCTGAAAACATCTTCATGTACCGACCTGCCCGAATGGGCAACGGCATTGAAATTTGGGGCATCCCCGAGATACAAAAACGATTTGGGGTCGAACGGCCCGAACAGGTGATCGACTATCTAGGCATGATGGGCGATGCCAGTGATAATATTCCCGGCCTACCAGGCGTGGGCGATAAAACCGCCAAAAAATTCATTGCCGATTTTGGCTCTATGGAAGGGTTGCTGGCCAATACAGACAAGCTCAAGGGCAAAATGAAAGAAAAGGTCGAAGAGAATGCCGAACTCGGTCGCCTATCACGGCAATTGGCCGAAATAAAGACCGATTGTGAAGTGACCTTCAATGCCGAAGACTATGAAATGTGTCCGCCCGATGCCAAGAAAGTACAAGAAATTTTCGAAGAACTGGAGTTTCGTAGGCTGCGCGAACAGTTCATCAAAATCTTTTCGGGCGAAACAGCGCCCCAGACTCAGGTAACGAGCACCGAAACCGCCAAAAAAGTAGCGCAAGTTGCCGGTAGTGGGCAGTTTTCTTTGTTTGGCAACGAGGGCGAGGCACCGGCCACCATCAAAGATGTGAACAGCCGCAATACCGTTTCTGACGTTTCCCATTTTTATCAAAGTGTTTCCAAAGGGTTGGGCATGCGTCTTTTTATGGAGAAATTGATGCAACAGCCATCCGTTTGTTTTGATACGGAAACCACTTCGATCAATCCGTTGGAAGCCGAACTCGTGGGCATCGCCTTCAGTTGGACCGTGGGCAAAGGTTTTTATGTTCCTTTCCCAGAAGAAAAAGAAGCCGCCAAAGAACTGATAGAACAGTTACGTCCCTTTTTTGAATCAACGACTATCGAGAAAATCGGACAGAACCTGAAATACGATATCAAGGTAATGCAGAATTATGGGGTCGAGGTCAAGGGCAAGCTGTTCGACACCATGTTGGCGCACTACCTCATCAACCCAGATATGCGGCACAATATGGATGTATTGGCCGAAACCTACCTCAACTACACGCCCATTTCGATTACCGAACTCATTGGCAAAAAGGGCAAGAACCAGTTGAGCATGCGAGAGGTCACACTTGAAAGGCAGACCGAATATGCGGTTGAAGATGCCGATATCACCTTTCAACTGGCACAAAAGTTCAGGCCCGAACTGACACAGGCCAGCACCATGAAGCTGTTTGAAGAAATCGAAGTGCCATTGTTACGGGTGCTTGCCGATATGGAACGTGAGGGCATCAATCTCGATGAAGGTTTTTTAAAGGAATTATCGAAAAGACTCGATACCGACATTAAAAAACTCGAGGAAAAAATATACGAACAGGCCGGTGAGCAGTTCAACATCGCCTCTCCAAGACAACTGGGCGATATTCTCTTTGGAAAGCTGAAACTCGTTGAAAAACCCAAGAAGACGAAAACAGGGCAGTTCTCTACCGCTGAAGATGTTCTCTCATACCTCGCCAAAGACCATGAAATCATTCAGAATGTACTTGACTACCGCGGACTTGCCAAATTGAAGAGCACTTACGTCGATGCACTGCCCAACGAGGTACAAAAGCACAGTGGCAGGGTACATACCGACTATATGCAAACAGTGGCCGCCACCGGGCGATTGAGCAGCAACAATCCGAATTTACAGAACATCCCCATTCGCACAGAACGTGGACGACAGGTTAGAAAAGCCTTTATCCCAAGAGATGGGAACCATGTGCTGCTCGCAGCTGACTATTCCCAAATAGAATTGCGCATCATTGCCGCCTTGAGCGAAGAAGATACCATGATCGAGGCCTTTAAAAATGGCGAGGACATACACGCCTCAACGGCCTCAAAGGTCTTCAATGTGCCGATTGACCAAGTGACCCGAGAACAGCGCGGCAATGCCAAGACCGTGAATTTTGGAATCATTTATGGGGTTTCGGCTTTCGGACTTAGCAACCAGACCGACCTCAGCCGTACCGAAGCCAAAGAACTTATCGAAACTTATTACAAGACCTATCCGAAGTTGCGCAATTATATCGGCGACCAAATCGATTTTGCCCGTGACAACGGTTATGTACAGACGGTTTTGGGCCGTCGTCGGTATTTGAAAGACATCAACTCGAACAACCAAGTGGTAAGAGGGGCGGCCGAGCGAAACGCCGTGAACGCTCCCATTCAGGGAAGCGCTGCCGATATCATCAAAATTGCGATGATCAATATCCATAAAAAACTGTCAGAAGGTAAATACAAGACCAAGATGCTGTTGCAGGTGCATGACGAACTGGTCTTTGATGCCCATAAACCCGAATTGGACAAGGTCTCAAAACTGATAAAATCTGAAATGGAAAACGCCTATGAACTGGCCGTACCCTTAGATGTTGAAGTGGGCATTGGCGAGAATTGGTTGGAGGCACATTAA
- a CDS encoding S46 family peptidase has product MKIIKFLLASSFLLISSIGLAQDAQPNRFDFGKMWSFENPPKEWFKEAYNFEPGDDWFTDVRKSSLRFAEWCSASFISPNGLIMTNHHCSRSVVGALQQENENFDTQGFYAVNQSDERKAEGLFVEQLHMIADITDEVMALTKNPDNDLHKAQMTEDALKKISEEYGKKEAWSGLRLEPVTYYSGGKFSLYGYKKYEDIRLVWIPELDLGFYGGDPDNFTYPRYNLDATFWRAYDENGNPVDSSKNYFKFNPNGASENEVTFVVGNPGSTERYRTISQLEYDRDYRYPMILRFLENRHQIMMEEYKALKSDPSKELEAQEKLNDAFSFSNSIKAIGGIIDGLKNPELFERKVAMEKHIRSKSADLDYWDNLATAYKKLLPHSWAVMHLGASPYRGKALMLMHQMYNFENMVAEEISEDEMTKIKSGILELAKELDTPKERRLLNVVLSELEADIYQGDNTVTKLLAGKSIDAFVDDFFGSTVFKDESKVESILSEPKNLADNTDVLMQTARVLISKYNDAALEFESSSPYRRGLESKIANQVFNVYGAGLPPDATFTLRISDGVVKGYEYNGTEAPYKTTYYGLYNRHFSNDKEFPWALPERWKNPPTEFLQYPINFVSTNDIIGGNSGSPIINKNKEVVGLVFDGNIESLPSNFIFDEEYNRTVSVHSGGIYGALKYIYKTDRLLDELTK; this is encoded by the coding sequence ATGAAAATTATTAAATTCCTTTTAGCTTCTTCTTTTTTACTTATATCATCTATCGGCCTTGCACAAGATGCACAGCCAAACCGTTTTGATTTCGGTAAAATGTGGTCTTTTGAGAACCCGCCCAAAGAGTGGTTCAAAGAAGCCTATAATTTCGAACCCGGTGATGATTGGTTCACCGATGTGCGAAAATCATCGTTACGGTTCGCAGAATGGTGTTCTGCCTCTTTCATTTCACCAAATGGACTGATCATGACCAACCACCATTGTTCGAGAAGCGTGGTGGGGGCCCTGCAACAAGAAAATGAAAATTTTGACACCCAAGGGTTTTATGCCGTAAACCAAAGTGATGAAAGAAAAGCCGAGGGGCTATTCGTGGAACAACTTCATATGATCGCCGATATCACCGATGAAGTGATGGCATTGACCAAAAATCCCGACAATGACCTGCACAAAGCGCAAATGACAGAAGACGCCCTTAAAAAAATATCGGAAGAGTATGGAAAAAAGGAAGCATGGTCTGGACTGCGCTTAGAACCTGTCACGTATTACAGTGGCGGCAAATTTTCGCTTTATGGATATAAAAAATACGAAGACATTCGGTTGGTCTGGATTCCTGAGTTGGATTTGGGATTTTATGGCGGCGACCCCGACAATTTCACCTACCCCAGGTATAATTTAGATGCCACTTTCTGGAGGGCATATGACGAAAATGGCAATCCTGTTGACAGCTCTAAAAATTACTTCAAATTCAATCCCAATGGAGCCAGCGAAAATGAGGTAACCTTTGTGGTGGGCAATCCAGGAAGCACCGAGCGCTACAGAACCATTTCCCAATTAGAGTACGACAGGGACTACAGGTACCCTATGATTCTTAGATTTTTGGAAAACCGGCATCAAATTATGATGGAAGAGTACAAAGCCCTAAAAAGTGACCCTTCAAAAGAACTGGAAGCCCAAGAAAAATTGAATGATGCATTCAGTTTCTCAAACTCCATCAAGGCCATTGGCGGCATTATCGATGGCTTGAAAAACCCTGAACTCTTTGAAAGAAAAGTGGCCATGGAAAAACATATACGGTCAAAATCCGCAGATTTGGATTATTGGGACAATCTAGCAACTGCCTACAAAAAACTGCTTCCCCATTCTTGGGCGGTAATGCACTTGGGAGCATCACCCTATAGGGGAAAGGCCCTTATGCTAATGCACCAGATGTACAATTTTGAGAACATGGTGGCAGAAGAAATAAGTGAAGACGAAATGACAAAGATCAAATCGGGAATCTTAGAATTGGCAAAAGAACTCGATACACCAAAAGAAAGGAGATTGTTAAACGTAGTCTTATCAGAATTGGAGGCCGATATTTATCAAGGAGACAACACCGTTACGAAATTACTTGCTGGCAAATCGATAGATGCTTTTGTTGATGACTTCTTCGGCAGTACGGTTTTCAAAGATGAGAGCAAGGTCGAAAGCATCCTTTCCGAACCGAAAAACTTGGCCGACAACACTGATGTATTGATGCAAACCGCAAGGGTACTGATATCAAAATATAACGATGCGGCCTTAGAGTTTGAATCCTCTTCCCCTTACAGAAGAGGTCTCGAAAGCAAGATTGCCAACCAGGTGTTCAATGTTTATGGTGCAGGCCTGCCCCCCGACGCCACTTTTACCTTGAGAATATCTGATGGGGTGGTCAAAGGGTACGAATATAATGGTACAGAGGCGCCATACAAAACCACCTATTATGGACTTTACAACAGGCATTTCTCAAACGACAAGGAATTTCCATGGGCACTGCCCGAACGATGGAAAAACCCTCCCACGGAGTTCTTGCAATATCCCATCAATTTTGTCAGCACAAACGATATTATCGGGGGCAATTCAGGAAGTCCGATCATCAACAAAAACAAAGAAGTTGTCGGGTTGGTCTTCGACGGTAATATTGAATCACTCCCTTCAAATTTCATTTTTGACGAAGAATACAACAGAACGGTCTCAGTACATTCAGGTGGTATTTATGGCGCACTGAAATATATTTACAAAACCGACAGGCTATTGGATGAGTTGACCAAATAA
- a CDS encoding arylsulfatase, which yields MKRTIQFLGAFIWLFSMTVCVHSQQKPPNIIYFLADDLGYGEVGAYGQKKIKTPNIDALTASGMKFTQHYSGAPVCAPARYILLTGKHAGHAYIRGNDEWAARGDVWDYKKMFADPNLEGQRPIPEETVTLAELLKTKGYTTGIFGKWGLGAPNTEGVPNRQGFDEFYGYNCQRQAHNLYPAHLWENEAKIRLRNPLVPPHQKLDSLADPNQGAAYSKFSQEDYAPELIHEKALAFMEDHQEEPFFLYYASPLPHLPLQAPKELVEAYRQEFGEEEPYTGDKGYFPNQHPKATYAAMIAYLDRQLGELVAKLKALGIYDNTLIIFTSDNGPTYTGGVDYEFFESSKPFGNGHGKTKGFVYEGGICVPMVASWPGHIKPGSSTDHISAFYDVLPTLCDVVNITPPKDVDGLSFKPVLLGGPQPQHDFLYWEFPSYNGQQAVRIGQWKGIRKNIFDGNMKVELYNLETDIGETVNVADQHPEIVSQIEAIMRQEHVPAINKKFRFTELGDK from the coding sequence ATGAAAAGAACGATTCAATTTTTGGGGGCCTTCATATGGTTGTTCAGTATGACCGTTTGCGTTCATTCGCAACAAAAGCCCCCAAACATCATCTATTTTCTCGCTGATGACCTGGGTTATGGCGAAGTGGGTGCCTATGGGCAGAAAAAAATCAAGACCCCGAACATCGATGCACTTACCGCATCGGGCATGAAATTCACCCAACACTATTCGGGAGCCCCCGTTTGTGCCCCTGCGCGGTACATTTTGCTCACGGGAAAACATGCCGGTCATGCCTACATTCGCGGCAATGATGAATGGGCGGCGCGTGGCGATGTATGGGATTATAAAAAAATGTTCGCCGATCCCAACTTAGAGGGCCAACGCCCTATTCCCGAAGAGACGGTTACCCTGGCCGAACTGCTCAAGACCAAAGGCTATACGACGGGCATCTTTGGTAAATGGGGCCTCGGCGCCCCCAATACCGAAGGGGTGCCCAACCGACAGGGCTTTGATGAATTCTACGGCTACAACTGCCAACGGCAGGCCCACAACCTGTATCCCGCCCATTTGTGGGAAAACGAGGCCAAAATACGGTTGCGAAACCCCTTGGTGCCCCCGCACCAAAAACTGGATTCCCTGGCCGACCCCAACCAGGGAGCCGCCTATTCAAAATTTTCGCAAGAAGACTATGCCCCTGAACTGATACATGAAAAAGCCCTGGCCTTTATGGAAGACCATCAAGAAGAGCCCTTTTTTCTGTATTATGCCTCCCCATTGCCCCATTTGCCCCTACAGGCACCAAAAGAATTGGTTGAGGCCTATAGGCAAGAGTTTGGTGAAGAAGAACCCTATACGGGCGACAAGGGGTACTTTCCCAACCAGCACCCCAAGGCCACTTATGCCGCCATGATTGCATACTTAGACCGACAACTGGGCGAACTGGTCGCCAAATTAAAGGCTTTGGGCATTTATGACAACACGCTCATCATTTTTACAAGCGATAACGGCCCAACGTACACGGGTGGTGTCGATTACGAATTTTTTGAAAGCTCAAAACCTTTTGGCAATGGCCACGGCAAAACCAAGGGTTTTGTCTATGAGGGTGGTATTTGTGTACCCATGGTGGCCAGTTGGCCGGGCCATATCAAACCGGGCAGCAGTACCGACCACATTTCAGCCTTTTACGATGTATTGCCAACACTTTGTGATGTGGTGAACATAACACCACCGAAAGATGTTGACGGCCTTAGCTTCAAACCTGTTCTGTTGGGCGGGCCACAGCCCCAACATGATTTTCTGTATTGGGAGTTTCCCAGCTATAATGGGCAACAGGCCGTACGAATTGGCCAATGGAAGGGCATTCGCAAAAACATCTTTGACGGCAATATGAAGGTAGAACTCTATAACCTTGAAACCGATATTGGTGAGACCGTCAACGTGGCCGACCAACATCCAGAAATTGTATCACAAATAGAAGCCATCATGCGGCAAGAGCATGTGCCCGCCATCAACAAAAAGTTTCGGTTTACGGAATTGGGGGATAAATAA